The region TGAACAAAAAAAGGGATGGGAGTTTTTGGCTAATGAAAAGATTGAGAAGTGGAAGAGAGTATAGATTCAAGTATCTGATAGATGGTAATGCGTGGGAAAACGATCCATACGCGGACGGTTATGTGCCAAATCCTTTCGGAACGACAGACAGTCTCGTGAGATGTTAGCCTTAGAGTTGAGGAGAAAG is a window of Hydrogenobacter sp. DNA encoding:
- a CDS encoding isoamylase early set domain-containing protein: MLKKSYIEKQGICVVTFNVRFDGASKVELVGEWNGWTPEVMNKKRDGSFWLMKRLRSGREYRFKYLIDGNAWENDPYADGYVPNPFGTTDSLVRC